A window of Chryseobacterium shandongense genomic DNA:
GCTCAAAGAAATCAATTCATTGGACAGTCTTACCAGCAATTCTAAAAAAGAACTGATAAACGCACAGGTTGACTTTCAGAAATATATTGAAAGTAAGAATGAAAAATATTTGAAATTATACTTCCAATCTTTGCGTAAACTTGATAAAAATCTGGATAGTATCGGCAGCTACAGCAATAAATATCCAAAATTAAAATATGCTCTTATCTTAAAAAACGACAATTCTTCAAAAGTTCAGAAATTGAAAATCCTTATTGATTCTACACAGAAATATTCTACCAATTCAAGCCATGAGGTAAAAAAAGTTTTCCCGGAAATCCAGACTTATGACCTGGATTATAATTTTAACAAATTTAATGTAGAAACCAAAACCTATTCTGATACAGTAAAGAAAAAGAAATTTTTTGGACGGATAAGAGATGCAATATCAGGCAAAGAGAGTGTACGTAAAGACAGTATCGTTGTTACCTTAAAGCAGGGACCAATTCCCAACGCCGCCGTCATAAAAGCTGATTTTGACAGTATCCTGAATATTGTTAACAAACATTACACAGTACAGTTAAAGCAGATACAATCGAACATTATTCAAAAAGACAACAGTAGTGATGCTTTTTATAGAATATTCAGTAATCTAATAATGTATGGAAACAGTGTCATGAATATTTATGATTATGCAATTGAAAATTCAAAAAGCGATCTGGAACAGGAATATTACCGGCAAAATTCTAATAATAGCAGAATGAGGATGAATCTTATCTTTGGTGCTATGATTCTTATGCTTGTAATCTCTATACTTATTATGATGCTTACGAGTATAGCTTTTTCTTATGAGAAAAAACTCAAAACAGCAAATCTTCAGATTAAAGCAAATCTTGAGTTTAAAAACAGAGTTCTGGGAATGTTAAGCCACGAG
This region includes:
- a CDS encoding sensor histidine kinase, producing the protein MMVEKLSFRSRRIVHYSLILCILLIQFLIAAFFYNEFITKKNLKFIEAQLKEINSLDSLTSNSKKELINAQVDFQKYIESKNEKYLKLYFQSLRKLDKNLDSIGSYSNKYPKLKYALILKNDNSSKVQKLKILIDSTQKYSTNSSHEVKKVFPEIQTYDLDYNFNKFNVETKTYSDTVKKKKFFGRIRDAISGKESVRKDSIVVTLKQGPIPNAAVIKADFDSILNIVNKHYTVQLKQIQSNIIQKDNSSDAFYRIFSNLIMYGNSVMNIYDYAIENSKSDLEQEYYRQNSNNSRMRMNLIFGAMILMLVISILIMMLTSIAFSYEKKLKTANLQIKANLEFKNRVLGMLSHELRSPLKIISILINRISEKTADDEIKEYLKSIGFTSNTLLLQANQILEYTKNQHVKNKLIPVVFNLNNQITSILNSIENYIKTRNNKFVVNKTISPDLVVYSDNAKISQIFMNILGNANKFTENGQITVNIKTEQANETTVTLITEIIDTGAGIAESDLKKIFEPYYQGILSDDIENIGAGLGLNLCKELVELYRGEISVQSQRGKGTTVKFSINLKIDHDK